AAGACTGAAAATTGACACAAAGTTGCTGACTCAGCGCAGTCAGTTAGCCTGATCGAGACGTACTCCATCTCGTTCGCACATCAGAACGCTTTGCATAATACTTTGCATTCTGGGGACGTCTACAGGCACGGGAGGATGTCAGTGGGACTCAGAGACACTATCCTACAATGAATGAACCCTCCGACGCTCGCCGCTCTTCCTCGTCCAATCCGTCGGACTCGAAGGGCGAATCTGCTGGTCACACGAAGGGAACCGAGAGTGTCGCAGCAGACACGACGTACGGGCGTTTCGTTCTCGATTACGATTCAGAACAGCTCTCAGCTCGCGAGGCAGAGTCAGGTCTGTGTTGCAAAATACCGAACTGGGCTATATATTGGTTCGCTCGTATGCAACAGTATGCTCACAGAAGGCGAGGTTCGTGCCCGCACTGCCCTCCACGGTGAGCAGACGGTCTCTGAACTCGCAACAAGTCTTGATCTGAGTCAGCTACAAGCGGTGCTTCTTCAACTGGGATACGATATCGTTCGGGAGCCGGACGAAGCGTACGAAGAACTCGGTGCCCAGCGCATCCGTGAGCGGAGTTCCCGCGAGTGAAACGAGTGGGAGCACGGAAGACGAGCGAAGCGCGTCTTCAGGCGCGAACGCTATCTCGACCCGGGGAATCTCGTAGTCGAGGTCGTGAGTCCAGAAGATATCTTCCTGTTCAAAGCGGTTGCCGGTCGGGTGGACGACATCGAGGATCTGTTCTCGTTGCTGCAGACCGGCCTCGAGTTCGACGTCGCCGAAGCAGAACTCGAGATGTAGGTCGAACTCTTGGGCCAAGAGCTGTTCGTGACGGACGTGAACGAAGCGTTGACCGATCTTACCGACCAACACAACGTGACGACGCCGTTGCACGGCCCCGTAGCGAAGATCACCAGGCGCGTCTACGAGGAACTCGAAGTGCTGTACGCGCTTGACGACCCGAAATCTGGACCTGCACCAGGAACGTGACTGGCCTGCAGCGGACGTCCAGGAGATGGTGCAACGGCTGGAAGCAAAAGACGCCGTCGCGGTAATTGCTGGCCGTGTCAAACGTCGCTCAACGACGATCTGACCACGGAGGGGAGGAAGTGAGGCTGAGAACAGCCAATCAGGTGGACTGCTCTTTCAGTCGGGCCAAACGTGCTGGAACTTCTCCGCCCCGCTAGTTGTGGGGCCTCGGATGCCCTCGGCCAGCAACGATTATTTGTCTGGTTGGTGATTCTGTGAACGATGCTGAAAGAATCACTCGAATCGGCGTTGAACGAGCAGATCAATGCGGAGCTACGTGCGGAGTATCTCTACCTCTCAATGGCCGCGTATTTCGAGGATGAGGGGCTCCCGGGATTCGCGAGCTGGATGCGCGCCCAGTCCGAGGAAGAGCATGCCCACGCGATGCGCATCTATGACTATGTCCTCGACCGGGATGGACGAGTTCGCCTCGAAGGCATCGACGCCCCGCAATCGTCCTGGGAGAGTCCACAGGCCGCCTTCAAGGCAGCATACGACCACGAAGTGATGGTCACGGGGCTGATCGACGACCTCGTCGCGCTCGCCCGTGAGGAGAACGACAACGCAACCGAGAATATGCTCCAGTGGTTCGTCGCAGAACAGGTCGAAGAAGAGGCGACTGCACAGGCCATTATCGACAAGCTCAGGCACGTCGGCGATGACGGCCCTGGGCTCCTTATGATCGACCAAGAACTCGGTGACCGTGGCGAGGTAACCGGGAGCGAGGAAAACGAAGCGGCGAAGCACCCAGAGTAACAGACTCACCGAACCGATTGAAATCCGATGCGGTAGGCATTTTCACCAGTGGCATTTCGTGTGACGCTGCATGACACCGTCTGCAAGTTGACGCCCTTCAGCGAACAGTCATCTATTCGGGCGATATCCTCGTGCATTTCAGTGACTTCCTCAGGATTGAACACCCACTGGTGAGTTTCCCAGAGTTCTCTGCATTTCTTCCAATGGGTTCGCGCGTTCCGGTTAAAGTCAATAGCAACTGAAAGGGTGAGGAATCGTGCTCGTGATACCGGATTTTCGATACCACTGACCGCCTCTTTCTCCGGCATCTCGTTGGTGCTGAAGGGACCAATCTTGGCTTCGTAATTTGAAATCAGATTTTCAACCAAGGAGACCACGTAATCCGGATTTGTTGAAGGCGAGTCCATGTTTACTTCATCACACAGGATTTGTAATGAATTATACCGCTCATCCAGTGTTCCCCTCAACCATGCGTACAAGTGCTACGGTCTGACTAACTATATGTGTCTCGGGGCTTCTGTACTTCTTTGTGTGTGTGTCGGGTAACATTATCCCATGCGGCTTGATAAGTTGAATGCAGATGTGCGAGAGTTCTGCGAACGTCGAGATTGGGGGCAGTATCATACGCCAAAAGACCTTGCGATCGGTTTGACAACGGAATCAAGCGAGCTGTTGGAACTATTCCGATTCCAAGATACTGATGACCAATCAGACCTCCTCGGTGACGCCGAATCCCGCGAGGACATCGAGGATGAACTGGCCGACATTCTGTTCTTTTTGCTTCGATTTGCAGACCTCTATGACATCTCCCTCGAAGCAGCCCTGGAACGAAAACTCGAGAAGAACAGCGACAGGTATCCAGCGAAGGAATATAAGGGAAGCAACCGAAAGGCGGACAATTAGCCAGGATGCTCGTCTACGAAAACACCAAATCCGGCTTCTTAGAAGATAGCCTGACGGATCAGTTGGTCCCGGAGATCAAACGGGGGTACGAATCTAAGGGGCTTGGAATGGGGAGTGAGAGCGAAGTCCGGTCCTGGGAGAACTCCTTTCAGTACATGCACAAGGTGTTGAGTGGGAGTTCGCTGCCCGACGACGCAGGCGTCGCAATCGAGTTCAAGATCCCGCTCACATCTCGGCGAATCGATTTTCTGATCTCCGGGTACGATGCAGCCGAGAATGCGAACGTGGCGATCGTCGAGTTAAAGCAGTGGGATGGACCCAGCACAGAGGCCGTTGAGGACAAGGACGGAATCGTCAGGACATTGCTCGGGGGTGGTATTCGGGAAACGACGCACCCAAGCTACCAGGCGTCGTCGTATGCACAACTCCTGAAAGACTTCAACACACGCATTCAGGACAAGCCGATTCACCTCTATCCTGCAGCCTATCTTCACAATTTCGAACCAGCCCATCGAGAAACGCTAGAGCGCGACGTCTATCGGCGGTATACTGATGAAGCTCCACTGTTTGTTCGCGGCGATGCAAAGAAACTGCGGTCGTTCTTAGAGTCACAAATCGAAGTTGGAGACAACCTGGAGACGCTCTACGAATTGAACGATGGGAAGCTCCGCCCAGCAAAGTCGCTGCAGGATTCGCTCCTGGCGATGCTCGAAGACCGCGACGAGTTCACCCTGATCGACTCACAGAAAGTCGTCTTCGAGAAGGCCGTCGAGTTAGCCAAACGCTCCGCTCGTGACGGGCAAAAACGCGTGTTAATCGTCGATGGCGGACCTGGAACTGGCAAGACAGTCGTCGCGATCAACATTCTGTCCGAATTGATTCAACAGGATCTGGTCGCCCAGTACGTGTCGAAGAACCGTGCGCCCAGAGAGGTGTACAAGCAGAAGCTACGGGGCGATAAGCTGGTCAAGGAGATCGACCATCTGTTCACGGGCGCGGGAAGTTTCGTGGAGACGGCGTCGAACGCACTTCCTGCCTTGATCGCTGACGAAGCTCATCGCTTGAACGCAGAGTCCACGTTCTTCGGTCGGGGTGAGAATCAAATCATGGAGATCATCAACGCCGCGAAGTTCAGCGTGTTCTTCATCGACGAAAGTCAGCGCATTCATATCGACGATATCGGCTCGAAAGCCGAGATTCGAAGGCATGCCCGTGACCTGGGTGCCGAGATTGAGGAGGTCGAGTTGGATTCACAGTTTCGATGTAACGGCTCGGAAGGCTACATCGCGTGGCTCAATGATGTTCTGGAGATCAGGGCCACGGCGAACGCAGACGGGTTCGATCTCGACTACGACCTACAGGTGTTCGATACGCCGCAGGCGCTTCACGACGCAATCGCACGCAAAAACGAGCACACCCGATTATCGCGAGTCGTCGCTGGGTATTGCTGGGAGTGGGACAAGGAGGGCCGGTCTGACCCCGACGCCTACGATATCAAGATTGGCGAGTACGAACGAAGCTGGAATCTCGATACGAGTGAACCATGGGCCATTGCAGAAGGCTCGATCGACGAGGTCGGGTGTATCCACACCTGCCAGGGCCTCGAATTCGATTACGTCGGCGTAATCATCGGAGCGGATTTGAAGTATCGTGAAGGTGAGATCGTCGTCGATCACGAAGCCCGCGCGAACACGGACCGTTCACTCTTCGGTATCAAGAAGATGTTTCGTGAGGAGCCGGAGAAGGCGGCAGCAAGAGCCGAAGAACTGATTAAGAACACGTATCGAACGCTGATGAGTCGTGGAATGAAGGGCTGTTACATCTATTGCTGCGACGAACAGCTGCAGGAGTACCTCAAAACCCGTTTGGCGACTGGCAGTGCGGAACCGCGATAATGCAACAGTAGAGTCGGTCGATGGCGTCGTCACGGGAGGCAGCGGGAAATGAGTGATAGTGGTCGCGAGCGTTGTGTGGGGTTTTCGTGTCGGTCCCATCGACACTTGATACGCTCACCTGACCACTGCTCGACGTAATGGATGAAGAAGTCGCCGCTCAGCTCACGTTCGATATCGAGTAGACGTGAGAGATATCGTCAGCATAGACGCTGTGACTCTGCTGAAAACCTCATAATCTGACAGATGTCGCGTGTTGAATAGAGAGGGTGAGTTCAGCAGCCAGTTATCGTTCGTTTCAGCCCACAGAAATGCATCAGCCACGAGATTGGTGTGCTTATGTACCAGAATCCGAGCGGGACTCGATGATGGTTCGCTCGGTCACAACGACGATACCGTCCGGGGCCGTCTCGTAAACCCGCGGAAAGACGCCTTGTGTCGCTGTCCCCTTCCTTCGATAGGCGGCCATTCGGGTTCCTGCCACTACGAGTCTCCCCACGAGATTCCCGGGGGCGAGTATCGAGCGAACCTCCGATGCGGTTCCGGGCGGGAACGACTCATGGACGAGTCTTCGCGCAGGTGACGGAGAGGTTGGCCGAACCATGACGCTCTGTCCAAGAACATCCTCTCTCCGTTCACCAATCAGCGTATGGACGTCGAAATAGACCACATCACGTTCAGCCTCCTCTAACCCCCGTTCGTCGGTCGTCGCCGGAGCCACATATGCTCCGACCGTCCATTCGTCCGTAGAGATTGCAACGACATCGCCCGACGACAGCTCCATCTCTCGCATCGTGTCGGGGTGGAGCCGACATTGTCCCAATGATGCGTCTCTTGGGTCGGGACCGGCAATACGGAGTCGTACTCCGTTGTCCATATTCAATCGGTAGTACTTGGAACCCTGTACCAATAGACCTTCTTCCTCCACCAGCTATAGATGTACAATCGTTCCGTTGTATGTGACACGGAGGATAAGGGAAACCCAATGACCGACTTGCGCCCTGAGTTCAGCACGTCTACAGAGACCTCTCCAGGCACTGTCAGTAGCGGCGTACACCACACAGAGGGTGTGTCAACCGGCTGATTATGACCACAGTGGCTACAATATATTTATACGTCACAGAACCATTCGTTCACCTAAGCACCATGGACTTCAAGAAGACCGTTCGAAACCTCGAACGTCGGTACAACTTCGAGAACGGAGAGTACTGCCGAGCGGTTGGTCGGTCGAACGCTCACCTCCAGGACTGACTCGTCGTCCATTTTCAGCTTCAACACCACGTCAAGAGCTACGGTTCGTGTCCGGCAAGTAACGACGCAAAGTCTGCCTGAGAGAGTCCAACCCGCTCGCTCAATTCAGGAACGCCCGCTCGCTCAGCGATTTCCTCGGCAAATAGAACACAGAGTTGTTCGTGCTTTCGGGCGTAGTGGGTCCACGCGTCTCGATAGTGCATGCCGAGGTCCCATTCACCCAACGCGATCTCGATACCGCCTTTCCGGATTACAGTTTCAACACCGTACTCACTGAGCTTCTGGAACCGAACGTTGTTCCGTCGGACTGTCAGAATCCGCTTCGACTGTGTGATGTACGGATCGACCCACGCTCGCCACTCGTTGTCAGCAGTGTGGAGTCGAAGTCCGTTGTACTCGACTTCACGGCCGAACGTGCAGAAGTCGAGATAAATCTGGAGCATCGAGATGCTGGACCGATGGTTTGCGTTCGGAAGGACATGTCTCAGGATGAGGTTCGACATCAGTTCCCCGGCCACGTTGGTTGCTGTCCCGTTCCAGTTCACTTCATCGATCGCTTCCGGGACACGACTGAGTTCCAACTCTTTGTAGATCTCTAGTCCATCACCGGTTTCTTCGGCTTCCTCACGGACGCCTTCCCATGCCTCGAATAGACCGATTGCAATCGGACGCTCCCGATCTGGATGCATATCGTCCAATGCAGCAACAATCTCGGTCTCGCTGGTTTCGAGGTCGTCAGCTGTCCCAGACTCGCCAGTCTGCGTGTACAGACAGTAGATTTCGGCCTCTCCAATCAGATACCCGAGTGCCTTCACCGTCCCTGAGTCGTATCCACCGTATCGCTCAGCGAACTGTGTCGCATCGTCGTCAACGTACTCTAACGAGTATCGCTTATCAAGCGGATAGTGATAGTGGACAACTCGGTGCTCCATACTAGAGAGCCTCAACCGAGTGGGAAAATGGTTCCGTCGTGGGTTTTCCAACCGAAACTGAGCGCTCAAATCAGCGAGCTTACAGAGACCTCACCGAATGCTGTCAGAAGTGGTGTGCAACACTCAGAGGGTGAGTTCAGCACCGATTGCCGGTTGGTTTCACGTTATCAGGGCTGATTCAGCCGGTGAGTTGTGTAGCGTATCGAATGTTCATTTTCCGCGCTGGAATGTTTATTCTGCTCCTGAAACAACAGACTGTATGACTGATCACGATGAGTTGGCACGGAAATTCAACAATGCAAGTAATCTCGA
This sequence is a window from Haladaptatus sp. QDMS2. Protein-coding genes within it:
- a CDS encoding nucleotide pyrophosphohydrolase, yielding MRLDKLNADVREFCERRDWGQYHTPKDLAIGLTTESSELLELFRFQDTDDQSDLLGDAESREDIEDELADILFFLLRFADLYDISLEAALERKLEKNSDRYPAKEYKGSNRKADN
- a CDS encoding DNA/RNA helicase domain-containing protein; the encoded protein is MLVYENTKSGFLEDSLTDQLVPEIKRGYESKGLGMGSESEVRSWENSFQYMHKVLSGSSLPDDAGVAIEFKIPLTSRRIDFLISGYDAAENANVAIVELKQWDGPSTEAVEDKDGIVRTLLGGGIRETTHPSYQASSYAQLLKDFNTRIQDKPIHLYPAAYLHNFEPAHRETLERDVYRRYTDEAPLFVRGDAKKLRSFLESQIEVGDNLETLYELNDGKLRPAKSLQDSLLAMLEDRDEFTLIDSQKVVFEKAVELAKRSARDGQKRVLIVDGGPGTGKTVVAINILSELIQQDLVAQYVSKNRAPREVYKQKLRGDKLVKEIDHLFTGAGSFVETASNALPALIADEAHRLNAESTFFGRGENQIMEIINAAKFSVFFIDESQRIHIDDIGSKAEIRRHARDLGAEIEEVELDSQFRCNGSEGYIAWLNDVLEIRATANADGFDLDYDLQVFDTPQALHDAIARKNEHTRLSRVVAGYCWEWDKEGRSDPDAYDIKIGEYERSWNLDTSEPWAIAEGSIDEVGCIHTCQGLEFDYVGVIIGADLKYREGEIVVDHEARANTDRSLFGIKKMFREEPEKAAARAEELIKNTYRTLMSRGMKGCYIYCCDEQLQEYLKTRLATGSAEPR
- a CDS encoding ferritin, with product MLKESLESALNEQINAELRAEYLYLSMAAYFEDEGLPGFASWMRAQSEEEHAHAMRIYDYVLDRDGRVRLEGIDAPQSSWESPQAAFKAAYDHEVMVTGLIDDLVALAREENDNATENMLQWFVAEQVEEEATAQAIIDKLRHVGDDGPGLLMIDQELGDRGEVTGSEENEAAKHPE